The sequence GCAGCGTCAGGAATGGCGGTGGAAGACGAATGTAAGCTGAAGTTTTTGGAGCTAAAAGCGAAAAGAAACTATAGGTTCATAATATTCAGGATAGACGGACAACAAGTGGTGGTTGAGAAGCTTGGAAGTCCTGAGGAGAACTATGACGATTTCTCCAATTCCCTGCCTGCCAATGAGTGCCGCTACGCTGTCTATGACTTCGACTTCACCACTGCTGAGAATTGCCAGAA is a genomic window of Brassica napus cultivar Da-Ae chromosome A2, Da-Ae, whole genome shotgun sequence containing:
- the LOC106414538 gene encoding actin-depolymerizing factor 12; amino-acid sequence: MANAASGMAVEDECKLKFLELKAKRNYRFIIFRIDGQQVVVEKLGSPEENYDDFSNSLPANECRYAVYDFDFTTAENCQKSKIFFIAWSPDSSRVRMKMVYASSKDRFKRELDGIQVELQATDPSEMSFDIIKSRAL